A stretch of the Channa argus isolate prfri chromosome 9, Channa argus male v1.0, whole genome shotgun sequence genome encodes the following:
- the LOC137132867 gene encoding olfactory receptor 6N2-like, with product MDNTLNSTYITLGWHVEVHKYKYLCFSIMFIAYILIISFNVTIVCLIWIHKNLHEPMYIFIAALLLNSVLFSTNIYPKLLTDFLSEKQIISYSACLFQFQIFYSSAGSEFLLLSAMAYDRYVSICKPLQYPTIIRKTTVIIFLVFSWLMPACSVASLVILSADMKLCNFTLNGVFCNNAIYSLHCESSKARSVYGVVGLIITALLPLLFILFTYTRILIISYQSCRNVKKKAAQTCLPHLLVLISFSCLSVFDVSVVRLGSHVPKTVHLIMTLQVILYNPIFNPIIYGLKMKEIFKHLKRLFCQC from the coding sequence atggATAACACACTTAATTCAACATATATAACACTTGGTTGGCATGTAGAAgtgcacaaatacaaatacctTTGTTTTTCTATCATGTTTATAGCATATATTCTGATAATCAGCTTTAATGTCACCATTGTGTGTCTGATCTGGATTCAcaaaaacctccatgagcctatgtacattttcattgcagctttgttactcaactctgttcttttcagcacGAACATCTACCCAAAGCTGTTAACTGActttttatctgaaaaacagatcatatctTATTCAGCCTGTCTGTTTCAGTTTCAGATATTTTACTCTTCAGCAGGTTCAGAGTTCTTACTGTTGTCAGCCATGGcttatgacagatatgtgtctatatgtaaacctctgcaatatccaactATAATAAGAAAAACTACTGTCATCATTTTCCTGGTTTTCTCTTGGCTTATGCCTGCATGTAGTGTTGCATCCCTAGTGATACTGAGTGCTGATATGAAACTCTGCAATTTTACTTTAAACGGAGTTTTTTGCAATAATGCTATTTACAGTCTTCACTGTGAGAGTTCGAAAGCGCGATCTGTATATGGTGTAGTTGGTCTGATAATCACGGCACTccttcctctgctcttcattcTTTTCACGTACACAAGGATACTTATTATATCCTATCAAAGTTGCAGAAacgtaaagaaaaaagctgcacagacttGTTTACCTCACCTTTTGGTGTTAATCAGCTTctcctgtttgtctgtttttgatgTTAGTGTAGTTAGACTGGGATCTCATGTTccaaaaactgtacatttaataATGACTTTACAAGTGATTTTGTATAATCCTATTTTTAATCCAATCATATATGGACTAAAGATGAAAGAAATCTTTAAACACCTGAAGAGGCTGTTCTGTCAATGCTAA